One window of the Torulaspora delbrueckii CBS 1146 chromosome 6, complete genome genome contains the following:
- the EAP1 gene encoding Eap1p (similar to Saccharomyces cerevisiae EAP1 (YKL204W); ancestral locus Anc_1.518) has translation MNDPLNDPMVVAVEQGNEKLPHLNSTQKANPIEEFFQELHQSMKSVDLGTASQTTEQITLDIPPYTADYKPEVSSKKRHLYSINELLAFSRELPAATSEEVINSLPKKKFWRLNRRFSDHQAHGKNVGHKNAKNIGSNRPVSNDDMPFERRNNKNKGARATHPKRGSRFSKNEDLMEEKDIAVNNDDLLALEEEFEPTGNSMADFEMWKAKMREMERKKKGLPANDTNELQEPIPAVSTTSSSISDFLKLSNKITEPDAARSQSIPDLKASTDKESMQKHDTPTEPVVGTSSRFSSFFTNSTSSVSSPYLKPAEPELASNSTHKNPEVTSSKTSGSRLMSFFNKEQNVGGEAPVFVNSPKEQPKFMPPPGFPPQNKAKEQQEMPPTMPPMQQIPQQIPQQIQQQQPLTNNAFFQGLLNKGKVGGSTLPAGPPPGVAMPSNGPHISQQGQRHRQTAQQAGVGVPPGFNMGMHPPGFVSPMQGGPVQVPNGMPMANSTKNSNNGNQSNKPQQPLQQRQPPLQPGMLPQQFVPPPGFPPMQSIPPNFNPNMYIPSNGMMPPNGQQFFPPVPPPNGVMNFPPFPNQAGFPPRENRNK, from the coding sequence ATGAACGACCCTTTAAATGATCCAATGGTAGTAGCTGTGGAACAAGGAAATGAGAAACTACCGCATTTAAATTCTACACAAAAAGCTAACCCCATAGaggaattttttcaagagttACACCAGAGTATGAAGTCTGTCGATCTAGGGACTGCTTCTCAAACGACTGAGCAGATCACGCTTGATATTCCACCATATACGGCAGATTATAAGCCAGAAGTATCAAGTAAAAAAAGACATCTATACAGCATAAATGAGCTTCTAGCTTTTTCAAGAGAACTTCCTGCGGCAACTTCGGAAGAGGTCATCAACTCGttaccaaagaagaagttttggaGATTAAACCGTCGATTCTCTGATCACCAAGCGCATGGGAAAAATGTAGGGCACAAGAACGCCAAAAACATTGGCTCAAATAGGCCTGTATCTAATGATGATATGCCCTTtgagagaagaaacaatAAGAACAAAGGTGCAAGAGCCACGCATCCCAAGAGAGGTAGCAGATTTAGCaagaatgaagatttgatggAGGAAAAAGATATCGCTGTGAATAATGATGACCTTTTagcacttgaagaagaattcgaGCCTACTGGGAATTCGATGGCAGATTTTGAAATGTGGAAGGCCAAGATGAGAGAAATGGAACGCAAGAAGAAAGGTCTACCAGCGAATGATACAAATGAACTACAAGAACCAATTCCGGCTGTTTCCACAACTTCCAGTTCAATATCCGATTTTTTGAAACTGAGTAACAAAATTACCGAGCCAGATGCGGCACGTTCCCAAAGCATACCAGACCTAAAGGCTTCTACAGACAAGGAATCTATGCAAAAGCATGACACTCCAACTGAGCCAGTGGTGGGGACATCTTCCagattctcttcttttttcACTAACTCTACTTCAAGTGTTTCTTCACCTTATTTGAAGCCTGCTGAACCTGAACTTGCCTCAAACTCGACACACAAAAACCCAGAAGTGACTTCAAGTAAAACCAGCGGATCTAGACTAATGTCATTTTTTAATAAGGAACAAAATGTCGGCGGAGAGGCTCCTGTATTTGTCAATAGCCCCAAAGAACAACCTAAATTCATGCCACCACCTGGTTTCCCCCCACAGAATAAAGCGAAAGAGCAACAGGAGATGCCACCTACTATGCCTCCAATGCAACAAATTCCGCAGCAAATTCCGcaacaaattcaacaacagcaacctCTAACAAACAACGCATTTTTCCAAGGTCTACTGAATAAAGGCAAAGTAGGTGGGAGCACACTACCCGCTGGACCACCACCAGGTGTAGCTATGCCCAGCAACGGCCCTCACATATCCCAGCAAGGCCAACGTCATAGGCAGACGGCTCAGCAAGCTGGAGTCGGCGTTCCACCAGGTTTTAATATGGGTATGCATCCCCCTGGATTCGTGTCACCGATGCAGGGCGGGCCTGTACAGGTGCCCAACGGAATGCCCATGGCTAATAGCACGAAAAATAGCAACAACGGTAATCAGAGTAATAAGCCTCAGCAACCATTACAGCAACGACAACCTCCTTTGCAACCGGGAATGCTTCCTCAACAATTTGTTCCTCCACCAGGATTCCCACCAATGCAATCAATCCCACCAAATTTCAATCCCAATATGTACATACCTTCCAATGGGATGATGCCTCCGAACGGTCAGCAATTCTTCCCGCCAGTT